The genomic DNA TGATTGTGTAAAGTTCTGAAAAGTGACTTAAAAAGGGATTAAACCAGTGatagaatgtaactaagtacttttactcaaatactgtacttaagtatagttcttttcttttcttgcatTTTCTGCTACTGTGTACTTTCTGCTACTGCTACAAAATTGtccaaattaaaatatatagtaatatttttttccactttttatgAGATCAATATTTTAACCAACTTCCTTTTCagagttttaaccctttaatgccaGAGTGTTTATATGAttccactgttgtttttattttattaaaaatacaattaattattattattttactaaaattctctggggttttttttcacagtctggAATATGTCAACAATCAACAAAGttgatttgaatacattttttttttaattaaaagaaaatctgtAACAAAcggttattttcattattgatgaaTTAACAAGATTTTTTACCCTCCAATTTATTAATGAAACATTTCCTCTGAATAATCTTAGAAAATAGGGGATTATAATTTTGTAAAGCCCAAGGTAATTTCTTCCAGTTTCTTTTGTGTCTATCAACAAAGATATTAAAGtaacaataaatgaaaaacaatcagTCGTCAAAACTGAAACTGTGATAAGATAACTTAAACAGTTAATCCAATACAAGAAAAATTgggcattttattttctgttgatcaaATCACATcttaaatattgttgttgttcacAGTGAGAGCATCACACATGTTGTTTCTGAAAACAACTCCGGTGACGAAGTCCAGTCGTGGATCGACtcgcaggtcaaaggtcaaagacGAACGTCTGCTCACCTGCTGGACGTCAGCTGGTACACAGAGAGCAtgagggcgggacttcctgtCCAAATTCTGGACAGACACAAACTGCAGGTACCTGTCAatttatttaacaataaattatatgtttaaCCTTTAAGAGCATCTCGTAAGTGATAATAAAattcgttttttattattaaaaaaatcattttcaagctGGAGTTTAAGTTTGATGAATGCAGATGTTGGATTTTGGTTGTATTTGGCTGTTAAAtccctctgtgtgtttcagcagCAGGTTGATGCAGCGGAGGTCGCTGTGTTTTCTGTCCCGAGCTTCGCCTGTCAGAGGAGAACCACGCTGGAGAACCACAACGCCGTCCTCACCGTACGTCCCCAACACACGCATCACACCTACAACAGCTCAAAAATAAGTATAatagttgaaaccagaagtttacatacactatatataaAGACacgtatgcttttttttctcactgtctgacatgaaatcagacactcacttttcctgttttaggtttgtttcaggtgtgccttaatatacatccacaggtgtgtctctaattaactctaatgttgtcaataaacctatcagaagcttccaaagacatgacatcatcatctgggctttcccaattttttcactttgaagaaagtaataaaaaattgtctaaaaaaatccttctctcattattctggcatttagcaaatagaaataattttggtgatcctaacggacctaaaacaggaaaagtgatcgtctgatttcatgtccgacagtgagaaaaaaagcatatgtgtctttttatatagtgtatgtaaacttctggtttcaactgtatatgtgCTGTCTCAGGACGCTTTGTCTCTGCTGGCTGAAAACGCCGAGCTCAGTGACGAGGAAGGACGAGGCGTGGCGTTCCGACGGGCCGCCGCCGTGCTGAAGGCGCTCCCCGAACCGGTGACGGACACGACGCAGCTCAGAGGACTCCCCTGTCTCGGAGCACATTCACTCAGAGTCATCAAGGTCAGCAGAGGATAACTTCTTtatcacacaaagaaaaaaaataatttattttatttttaataaggtagatagatagatagatagatagatagattactttattcatccccgaagggaaattcagttgtcacagcagtccggtattcgcATTatgcacatctttgaatagagtttttaaacatttttaaatacacttgAAACATTGTAGTTGTTGCaatctgtttgtgcattactattataaccttttacagcaaaaatttAGTAAATTCATATTTGGggacaaaggtcaaataaattgtcatggttttttagcataaaaattacatcatcaatacatgtagaaataagtgtcatataacttgcctacctataacccatttggctggccagttaaaaaacattaaaaaactttaaagcagtttttctttgcgtagttactgcagttagactttgtattGTCTAAAGGTTGCAGGACAGGCGTCTGGCTAAaagctttttcttctttctcttcttctcttttcttgcaGGAAATTTTGGAGAACGGAGAATCAAGTGAAGTCGAATCAACAAAACAGTCTGAGCGGTTTAAAGCTCTGAAGGTATGCTGGCTGGTTTACACAGACACTTTACTCCCCAAAGTGCATGAGTTGATGCAATCAGTTGAATCCCAATCGCAATATGGTTTGTACAATATCTCAATTGCAGGAAGGtgcaaaatatgtgtaaaaaaaaataccctctgaggctccgtttacacgaggacgtctgaacagaagacgcaaaagtggcgtcacgtcttcactttttattcctagtttagacgagcgttttcaggaggaaatctgctgcatacggtgacgctaaagtgtgtgaaattggattgtatgcagccaggcggcatcacttaaagccataagagcatctttgggcatgcagaagttttcacaccacgtattttcatcagctactccttccacaaagttctccaccatcactagatctcccaggtctcgttcacagccgtctggctcgcctccgaccaattgctgcatccagaatgtgatagaggtaattccagatccttctctgttcactaatactatctgtacatatcctgtacatttggtggaaagactcctgtaagtttattagagctgccagagcagcttgaaggtcccaccatggaaataatcccacgtttctttatttcctgtactggagcatgtatgtgacgtaaacacatacgtgacgtgagcagatcagatcagagttttgcgtcttgttaGTGTAGAcaacacgctacggaggagcggatttaacttttccactttggagggtggtttcagatttttgcgtttttaagccccaaaacgccgtcaccgtctaaacgaaaggcacttcacataaaatattttgttgtttttacccgcaagcgtcctcgtgtaaacagggcctaattctacaaataataaaatactaataatatcaGTGCAGCCATATCTTTACACATCTCTTGATGTGTGTTTCAGGTTTTAACGGGTATTTTTGGAGTGGGAGTGAAAACAGCCGATCGCTGGATCAGAGACGGGATCCtggacctgcagcagctgcaggactCACAACAAACACTCAATAGAGCTCAGCAGGCAGGTGagtgctgctctgctctgctctctgtgtgtgtttcctcttgtttcctcttgtttctctctgaatgaaaacattttcttctcTCAGGTCTGGAGCACTATGAGGACCTGAACCAGCCGGTCAGCAGGCCGGAGGCCGACAGCATCGCATCGATCGTGGAGGAGGCGGTCCGCTCGGTGCTGCCAGGAGCTCAGGTTTCTCTGATCGGAGGATTCAGGAGGTAACAGAGCAACAACTCACCATCATAACCCTCCCAGGAGGAATAAAGGTTCAAAAGATatttcagctttttaaaaacaacttgattttacttcttttttctctgctgGAGACGAAGCATGACAGTTTTCAATCATGTTGcatgcaaaaaacacagatgattTGTGtgtattaacccattaaggcctaaagcgcctggaaaaaaatgcctggaaaacctctgggcgattttcaaatgacccccaaaacctgaagtttttctggaaattcaacacctactaaataatagatttttcagcctctgtagcagataaaaatgaaattaaaaaagtatttgagagcttatacccgtggctttcatgcgaagttgagtttatttgtccaaaccttcaattaagtattttcaaaaatcaacaaactcagcaaatgttacatttgactgaataaaaatcctatgcataatattAATACAGGCCAATTAGCAAgctgcaaacatgatatgaccactggaagaaataggcatagttctcattagcctactgtaataaaaaaaaaaagaattatcataataatgataataaataataataataataataatacattttatatattgcacttttcagggtactcaacgacgcataaagtaatataagacataaacagtcatgattttttatatcatcacaattaattattattattattattattaataataataataataataatattatgttattattatctccagatggccacaaatctgtctgttcttcggtgaaaatatgtcgtcatttcctcatccataaatgccggtcgattggttccgagggttcaaagtccagatcagcaataaaatcatcggcgctgttttcatcagatctcttccgtcacttcctgctgagctcctccgctatagtcgtcttcctccatgatttaaagttctggaaaagtcccatgatgcattgcgacactcccgcatgtattctgatcatgttctgatgcatttcattggccaagagaccgaaaataggtggaaaaaactacaaatactacaaaatgacatatccactgtcccggccttaatggtagattaacacaacagcgctcccggctttaatggtagaaatgcgataatgctttcccgccttaaatgggttaagagacaaaatgaaacaCCCTTTGCTCCTTACTTTGTGCTGTTTAACTAGCAAAAGTGCACATTTGCTCAATGCCCTTTAGATTATGTGCCATAGATTGTTTAATAAGGCCCTAAAAGTTGTGATACAGGTGGTGAAAGCCCCTTCTGGAGCCAGCAGCTCCTCCCTCTTCAACCCTTCCTTTTTATTGAGTGTAATTGTCTTCAAACTTTAACATCAGCACTTGTGACGCTCCCTGCAGAGGAAAACAGACGGGCCATGATGTGGACTTCCTGATCACTCACCCCGAGGAGGGCAGAGAGGTGGGCCTGATGCCCAGAGTGGTCGCCTGGCTGGAATCACAGGTACACTCTGACTTTAAAATCATCAGCTTTCATATCAGCCTCATTCTCACAGCACAAACATTAAAATAGGAGTTTCTTGTCGCTCCAGGGTTTCTTGTTGTACCAGAAAACCAGCAGAAACTCTTACCTGGAGTCTAAGGACGGTCCTGCTCGGCCGTCCTCCAACATGGACCGCTTCGAGAGATGTCTCTCCATCTTTAAACTGtctgaggagcagcagcatACAGAGAACACAGCTGAACCTTCACAGGTTAAAGACGAAGAACTGGATCAGAATAAATCGTGGCGAGCTGTGAGGGTCGACCTCGTCGTCTCTCCCATCAGCCAGTTTGCTTTTGCTCTGCTGGGCTGGACCGGATCCAAGGTGACCTTTCATAAACCACCTCAGATTACATtttctaaagcaggggtctcaaactcacggcccgcgggccaattgcggccctcgtgacgatattttgtggcccccaccttgatatgaaagtttaatgcgatttttatatgaatggcactttaccatgttgtgtgtggaaggtccctttaattacttttttgggtcattttgtgtctttttgtctaaatatttaaaaaaataataattttgtgtttttaaaaaaataataattttgtcttttttttgtgggggtttttgtcattttgtgtctttttttaagttatttagtttttctgtcattttgtgtctttttgtgtcactttgcgtcattttgtgtcattttgtgtctgttttggtaattctgtgtattttttttgtcattttgtgtccttttttctcactttgtgtcttttttgtgtctttttaaagtaattaaggtttttctctgtcattttgtgtcattttttagtaattttgtgtctttttttggtcattttgatactgcctccagcggcccccaggtaatttgagtttgagacccctgttctaaagTGTATAATACTTCCACTGACACATCTTTGTATGTTCTCTGCAGCTTTTTGAGAGAGAGCTGAGACGCTGGGCGGGACACGAGAAGTCCATGTCTCTGAGCAGCCACGCTCTGTATGACAACAAGCAGGTAAACACTTATACTAAACTCAGTTTTCTcacatttttgtccttttttcaaTGGGACAGGTTTCTTTTAGGGGGAGATAACATGTCAGCAATAAGCAACAGAAAgatggaacctgaagattaatttgagatgcagctcagatGCTTATTCAAATGTTAAAAGGTTTGCATTATAAGGGccttaacattatatatatattatagtgtATGACTTCCATTctcatgctcaattatgtctcataagttgctGCAGCTATTTTctggttgataccatttgttacacatatttttttgctAGATTGAACCATTCTTTATCActcaaaaaatgatgaaaatctcattttgtgtcttttttggtaattttgtgtctttatttggtcattttgtgtctttttttggtcattttgtgtctttatttggtcattttgtgtcttttttggtcattttgtgtctttttttggagtatgcacaaatatttacatacaataccacctgtctctttctttttcctgcaaaataaaaagtttttttaaattcttataGGGTAAATATCTGCGAGCGACATCAGAGGAGGAGATATTTGCTCATCTTGGTCTGGAGTTTATTCCTCCATCAGAGAGAAACGCCTGAATGGACCTGATGCTCCTACAGGAGGAACAAGCAAGGACCAGGAGAGG from Centropristis striata isolate RG_2023a ecotype Rhode Island chromosome 19, C.striata_1.0, whole genome shotgun sequence includes the following:
- the polm gene encoding DNA-directed DNA/RNA polymerase mu, which codes for MVPLKRRKLVSSAATGRTGTDSNDKAPTKFPLVVLFLLERKMGASRRAFLSQLGRQKGFQVEESFSESITHVVSENNSGDEVQSWIDSQVKGQRRTSAHLLDVSWYTESMRAGLPVQILDRHKLQQVDAAEVAVFSVPSFACQRRTTLENHNAVLTDALSLLAENAELSDEEGRGVAFRRAAAVLKALPEPVTDTTQLRGLPCLGAHSLRVIKEILENGESSEVESTKQSERFKALKVLTGIFGVGVKTADRWIRDGILDLQQLQDSQQTLNRAQQAGLEHYEDLNQPVSRPEADSIASIVEEAVRSVLPGAQVSLIGGFRRGKQTGHDVDFLITHPEEGREVGLMPRVVAWLESQGFLLYQKTSRNSYLESKDGPARPSSNMDRFERCLSIFKLSEEQQHTENTAEPSQVKDEELDQNKSWRAVRVDLVVSPISQFAFALLGWTGSKLFERELRRWAGHEKSMSLSSHALYDNKQGKYLRATSEEEIFAHLGLEFIPPSERNA